The window TGCGAAGAAGAAGGTCTACGCCTCCGCGAGCCAGGACTACGATTCCCTGCTCTTCGGCGCGCCCAAGCTCGTGAGGAACCTCACGATAACGGGAAGGAGAAAGCTCCCGGGGAAGAACGTTTACGTCGAAGTCAAGCCCGAGCTGATAGTTCTGGAGGAGGTTCTCAAAGAGCTCAGCATCGATAGGGAGAAGCTCATTGAGATGGCGATTTTGGTCGGTACAGACTACAACCCAGGCGGAATTAAGGGAATCGGCCCGAAGAAGGCTCTAACGATAGTCAAGCGCACCAAAGACCCGCTCAAAAAGTATCAGAAGGAGAGTGAGGTTGACCTCTACGCGATAAAGGAGTTCTTCCTCAACCCGCCGGTCACAGATGACTACGAACTCAAATGGCGTGAGCCCGATGAAGAGGGCATTATAAAGTTCCTCTGTGATGAGCACGACTTCAGCGAGGAGAGAGTGAAGAATGGCCTTGAAAGGCTGAAGAAAGCCGTAAAGGCAGGAAAGCAGTCGACGCTCGAGAGCTGGTTTGGGCGGAGGTAGTCTCTCTTTCCTTCAAACCGGAATCTTGAGGTTCAGCTTCTCCACCAGCTCTTTGTATCTGTTCCTTACCGTTACCTCTGTGACGCGCGCAACCTCTGCAACCTCACGCTGCGTCCTCTTCTCGTCCTCAAGCAGGCCCGCTATATACAGGGCCGCCGCAACAAGGCCGGCCGGGCTCTTTCCGCTCGTGAGGCCTTTCTCGTAGGCCTCCTCGAGAATCGCAATGGCCCTTCTCCGGACCTTCTCGCTCAGGCCGAGCTCATCGGCAAACTTGTTGACGTAGTCCGTTGGCTTTACGAAGAGCTTCTTTGGCGTAAGGTTGAGGTTCCTCGCGATGAAGCGGAAGCTCCTGCCTATCTCCTTCTTGTCGACGCGCGATATGTCCGCTATCTCGTCGAGCGTCCTCGGAACTTTGAGGAGCCTGCACGCAGCGTAAACACATGCCGCTATGACGCTCTCAATGGAGCGGCCCCTTATGAGACCCTTCCTGACGGCCTCACGGTAGAGACGAGCAGCCTCTTCTTCAACGTGTCTCGGAAGCTTGAGCTGGCTCGCTATCCTGTCAAGCTCGCTCAGGGCGAATGCCAAGTTACGCTCGGCGGCATCGCTAACCCTCAGACGGGATTGCCACTTCCTCAGACGGTACATCTTCTCGCGCATCAATCCAGAAAGGTTCCTGTCGATGCCTATATCAGTTGAGAGACCCTTATCGTGAAGGAGAATGCTCTCGGGGGCACCAACGCGGGCCCTCTTCTCTCTTTGAGAAGCGTCAAAAGCGCGCCATTCCGGACCCATATCTATGACGTTCTCCTCTATAACATAACCGCAAACCTTACAGACTACCTCTCCCCTACCCGGGTCGTAGATGAACTCCGTTGAGCCACATACCGGGCAGACCCTACGCTTGCTCACTCCAACACCCCCAACCGGCCGGCTATTTTATAAAGCCCTTATAAACCTTCGCCCTTTTTCTTCGCCACATACCTAAGAATCCAGGCGAGGTCTTCACGTTTAAATGTGATCCTCTCAAGAACCCTAACTTCCCAGTCCTCCTCAACTATGTTGGCGTAAATCCAGAGGAAGACGGGATCATCGTCGGTTCCGACGTGAAGGTTCTTGTACAGAATATCGACCGTTCCATCTTTGTTCTTCTTAACGGAGACAGCCTTCCAGGTCTCGAGACTAACCTCTCCCTTTTCGTCGAGTATTTTAACTATCTCCTTGGCGTCCATGGAGTCACCTTCCGGACTCACCACTTAATCCTGAAGTCCCGTCTAGTCCTCGCGTCGATTTGGGCAAGAATCTTCTTCAGCTTAGCATCGTCTATCGGCTCGCGTATCTGTCCAGCCTGATACAGCTGAAC of the Thermococcus onnurineus NA1 genome contains:
- the fen gene encoding flap endonuclease-1; amino-acid sequence: MGVQIGELIPRKEIELENLYGRRVAIDAFNAIYQFLSTIRQRDGTPLMDSQGRITSHLSGLFYRTINLMEAGIKPAYIFDGKPPDFKKRELEKRREAREEAEEKWYEALERGDLEEAKKYAMRATRVNEGLINDAKTLLELMGIPVIQAPSEGEAQAAYMAAKKKVYASASQDYDSLLFGAPKLVRNLTITGRRKLPGKNVYVEVKPELIVLEEVLKELSIDREKLIEMAILVGTDYNPGGIKGIGPKKALTIVKRTKDPLKKYQKESEVDLYAIKEFFLNPPVTDDYELKWREPDEEGIIKFLCDEHDFSEERVKNGLERLKKAVKAGKQSTLESWFGRR
- a CDS encoding transcription initiation factor IIB; this encodes MSKRRVCPVCGSTEFIYDPGRGEVVCKVCGYVIEENVIDMGPEWRAFDASQREKRARVGAPESILLHDKGLSTDIGIDRNLSGLMREKMYRLRKWQSRLRVSDAAERNLAFALSELDRIASQLKLPRHVEEEAARLYREAVRKGLIRGRSIESVIAACVYAACRLLKVPRTLDEIADISRVDKKEIGRSFRFIARNLNLTPKKLFVKPTDYVNKFADELGLSEKVRRRAIAILEEAYEKGLTSGKSPAGLVAAALYIAGLLEDEKRTQREVAEVARVTEVTVRNRYKELVEKLNLKIPV